One genomic window of Bacteroidota bacterium includes the following:
- a CDS encoding Rnf-Nqr domain containing protein — protein sequence MSDITPHSPTHALVSLQETAARAQAYAEQSRAENTKKAYRSDWNHFCAWCDENGLKAMPATIDTVTLYITSCADRYKVTTLERRLASISQAHKTAGLESPALVSREPLHSVWSGIVRSKSRLKQKVAPVLTEDIKLMIDHLPRNADEPGNPLTLSSLRDRALLLVGFAGAMRRSELAGLHVEDLQFTPDGLRVLIRQSKTDQEGRGQVVGLVHGANPLTCPVRAVRAWMRAAGIHSGPVFRGMCTFIAVSKKISTAIGLGISVMIVQSITVPANNLILSYL from the coding sequence ATGTCCGATATAACACCACACTCCCCCACCCATGCCCTGGTATCGCTCCAGGAGACTGCAGCGCGCGCGCAAGCTTACGCAGAGCAGTCGCGTGCAGAGAACACAAAAAAGGCGTACCGGAGCGACTGGAATCACTTTTGCGCCTGGTGCGATGAAAACGGACTCAAGGCTATGCCGGCGACAATTGACACCGTCACGCTGTACATCACAAGCTGTGCAGACCGCTACAAGGTTACAACCCTCGAGCGTCGACTTGCATCGATCAGCCAAGCACACAAAACTGCAGGACTTGAGAGCCCGGCCCTGGTTTCCCGCGAGCCATTACACTCGGTTTGGAGCGGCATTGTGCGATCCAAATCACGTCTAAAGCAAAAAGTGGCCCCCGTCCTGACTGAAGACATCAAGTTGATGATAGATCACTTGCCACGCAATGCGGATGAGCCCGGCAATCCACTCACCCTTTCGAGTTTACGTGACCGGGCCTTGTTGCTGGTTGGTTTTGCCGGCGCCATGCGCCGCAGCGAACTCGCAGGTTTGCACGTTGAAGATTTACAATTCACTCCTGATGGCTTGCGTGTTTTGATTCGCCAGAGCAAGACAGACCAGGAAGGCCGCGGGCAAGTCGTTGGCCTTGTGCATGGCGCAAACCCACTGACCTGCCCGGTCCGCGCTGTTCGCGCCTGGATGCGCGCAGCAGGTATCCACAGCGGTCCCGTTTTCCGGGGCATGTGCACGTTCATTGCCGTTTCAAAAAAGATTTCGACTGCGATCGGATTGGGCATTTCGGTGATGATCGTGCAATCGATTACGGTGCCGGCCAACAATCTGATCCTCAGCTATCTA